In Rouxiella sp. WC2420, the following proteins share a genomic window:
- the kefB gene encoding glutathione-regulated potassium-efflux system protein KefB, whose amino-acid sequence MASISHATRRDLIIDSSNLPTAILLFLFAAVVAVPIAQRLGIGAVLGYLLAGIAIGPWGLGFINDVDEILHFSELGVVFLMFIIGLELNPGKLWQLRRQIFGVGAGQVILTAMVLGGLLYMTHFAWQAAVIGGIGLAMSSTAMALQLMQDKGMTRNEGGQLGFAVLLFQDIAVIPALALIPVLAGASSGGNNWPLIGMKVLAFVGMLVGGRYLLRPIFRLIVASGVREVFTAAALLVVLGAALFMQELGFSMALGTFIAGILLAESEYQHELEIAIEPFKGLLLGLFFISVGMALNLGVLYTHILMVLISVIVLVVVKGGVLYLLARLFDLRTSVRLQFAAVLSQGGEFAFVLFSAAGAVKVISSGQLAELLVVVTLSMMTTPLLLKYVDSILVRRYNAQEESDEKHFVEDNEPQVIVVGFGRFGQVVGRLLMANKMRITVLERDISAVGLMRSYGYQVYYGDATRLELLRAAGAEKAKSIVITCNEPEDTMEIVRLCQENFPHLNILARARGRVEAHELLQAGVENFTRETFSSALELGKKALITLGMHPHSAYRAQQHFRRLDMRMLRELVPQVQGDVAQISRVKEARRELEDIFQSEMHNERRQLDGWDDEE is encoded by the coding sequence ATGGCTTCAATCTCCCATGCCACACGGAGGGATTTAATCATCGACAGTTCGAATTTACCCACAGCTATCCTGCTGTTTCTATTTGCCGCCGTGGTGGCGGTACCCATTGCTCAACGCCTCGGGATTGGCGCGGTATTGGGCTATTTGCTGGCCGGGATTGCCATTGGCCCGTGGGGACTAGGTTTTATCAACGACGTCGACGAGATCCTGCATTTCTCCGAACTTGGCGTCGTATTTCTGATGTTTATCATTGGGCTGGAGCTAAACCCCGGCAAACTGTGGCAGCTGCGGCGGCAGATATTCGGCGTCGGTGCGGGTCAGGTGATCCTCACCGCGATGGTGCTGGGTGGATTGCTCTATATGACGCATTTTGCCTGGCAGGCGGCGGTGATTGGCGGTATTGGTTTGGCGATGTCTTCCACCGCAATGGCGTTGCAGCTGATGCAGGACAAAGGCATGACCCGCAACGAAGGCGGGCAGCTAGGTTTTGCTGTGCTACTGTTTCAGGATATCGCGGTGATCCCGGCTTTGGCGCTGATCCCCGTGCTGGCTGGCGCTTCTTCGGGCGGTAATAACTGGCCTTTGATTGGTATGAAAGTGCTGGCGTTTGTCGGCATGCTGGTCGGCGGAAGATATCTGTTACGGCCCATTTTCCGCCTGATTGTTGCCTCGGGAGTCAGGGAAGTATTTACCGCGGCGGCGCTCTTGGTGGTGCTGGGCGCAGCGCTGTTTATGCAAGAGCTGGGCTTTTCGATGGCGCTGGGCACTTTTATCGCCGGGATATTGCTGGCAGAAAGTGAATATCAGCACGAACTGGAAATCGCTATCGAGCCGTTTAAGGGATTATTACTCGGTCTGTTCTTTATATCTGTTGGCATGGCATTGAATCTGGGTGTGCTTTATACCCACATTTTGATGGTGTTGATAAGCGTGATTGTGTTGGTGGTAGTCAAGGGCGGCGTGCTTTATTTGCTTGCGCGACTCTTTGATCTGCGAACTTCGGTGCGGTTGCAGTTTGCCGCGGTACTCAGTCAGGGCGGAGAATTTGCTTTCGTGCTGTTCTCGGCAGCCGGTGCGGTCAAGGTGATTTCGTCGGGCCAATTGGCAGAGCTTTTGGTGGTGGTCACACTTTCGATGATGACCACACCGCTGTTGCTGAAATACGTCGACAGCATTCTGGTGCGCCGCTATAACGCTCAGGAAGAAAGTGACGAGAAACATTTCGTCGAAGATAACGAGCCGCAGGTGATTGTGGTCGGCTTTGGTCGTTTTGGGCAGGTCGTCGGGCGTTTACTGATGGCCAACAAGATGCGTATTACTGTGCTTGAACGCGATATCAGCGCCGTTGGGCTGATGCGCAGCTATGGTTATCAGGTGTATTACGGCGATGCAACGCGGCTGGAACTGCTGCGCGCTGCCGGGGCAGAAAAGGCCAAATCCATCGTAATCACCTGTAATGAGCCGGAAGACACGATGGAAATTGTGCGGCTTTGTCAGGAAAACTTTCCGCACCTGAATATCCTGGCGCGCGCGCGCGGCCGCGTCGAGGCGCATGAACTGTTGCAGGCTGGTGTCGAGAACTTTACCCGCGAAACCTTCTCCAGCGCGCTGGAGCTGGGTAAAAAAGCACTGATTACGCTTGGTATGCATCCGCACAGCGCCTATCGCGCCCAGCAGCACTTTCGCCGTCTGGATATGCGCATGCTGCGTGAACTGGTACCACAAGTGCAAGGTGATGTGGCGCAAATATCGCGTGTTAAAGAGGCTCGACGCGAGCTGGAGGATATCTTCCAAAGCGAAATGCATAACGAACGTCGCCAGCTCGATGGTTGGGACGACGAGGAATAG
- a CDS encoding Lrp/AsnC ligand binding domain-containing protein: protein MEQRANKDAGSEKALDKYDLAILRILQQDSSISNVALSSKISLSPPASLRRVERLKQLGYIQNYVALLNPQALNVGLVVIIGVVLDRSTPDSFKDFESAVKKIKGCMECHMVSGEFDFVMLIRTADNQSFNKLHAEQLLFLPGVRQIRSFIGLREIFSTTQIPL, encoded by the coding sequence ATGGAGCAGAGAGCGAATAAGGATGCTGGAAGCGAAAAGGCGCTGGACAAGTATGACCTCGCCATACTGCGTATCCTGCAGCAAGACAGTTCGATTTCAAACGTGGCGCTTTCTTCCAAAATTAGCCTTAGCCCTCCTGCCAGCCTGCGGCGTGTTGAACGCCTGAAACAGCTTGGGTATATCCAAAACTATGTCGCCTTACTTAACCCGCAGGCGCTGAATGTCGGGCTGGTGGTTATTATTGGTGTGGTGCTCGACAGGTCTACCCCCGATTCTTTCAAGGACTTCGAGTCAGCAGTAAAGAAAATCAAAGGCTGCATGGAATGTCATATGGTGAGCGGCGAATTTGATTTTGTTATGCTAATTCGCACGGCAGATAACCAAAGCTTTAATAAACTTCATGCCGAGCAGTTATTATTTTTGCCTGGCGTCAGGCAGATTAGATCTTTTATTGGTTTACGCGAAATATTTTCTACCACTCAAATTCCCCTCTAA
- the slyD gene encoding peptidylprolyl isomerase: MKVSKDVVVSVAYQVRTEDGVLVDESPVSAPLDYLHGHGSLISGLESALEGHAVGDRFDVHVGANEAYGNYDENLVQRVPKDVFMGVDELEVGMRFLADTDQGPVPVEITEVDGDHVVVDGNHMLAGQNLNFNVEVVAIREATEEELAHGHVHGEHGHDHDHDHGHDHGQGGCGTGGCGCSH, encoded by the coding sequence ATGAAAGTATCTAAAGACGTGGTTGTCAGCGTTGCGTATCAGGTTCGTACTGAAGATGGTGTGCTGGTTGACGAGTCGCCGGTAAGTGCACCACTGGACTACCTGCACGGTCACGGTTCGCTGATTTCCGGTCTGGAAAGCGCGCTGGAAGGCCATGCGGTGGGCGATCGTTTTGACGTGCATGTAGGCGCTAACGAAGCTTATGGTAACTACGACGAGAACCTGGTACAGCGCGTTCCTAAAGACGTGTTCATGGGTGTTGACGAGCTGGAAGTGGGTATGCGTTTTCTGGCTGACACCGATCAGGGTCCAGTTCCTGTAGAAATTACTGAAGTTGACGGCGACCACGTTGTGGTTGACGGTAACCACATGCTGGCTGGTCAGAACCTGAACTTCAACGTTGAAGTTGTGGCGATCCGCGAAGCAACAGAAGAAGAACTGGCTCACGGCCACGTTCACGGTGAGCACGGTCACGACCATGACCACGATCACGGCCATGACCACGGTCAAGGTGGTTGCGGTACCGGCGGTTGCGGTTGCAGCCACTAA
- the kefG gene encoding glutathione-regulated potassium-efflux system ancillary protein KefG, producing the protein MSQPPKVLLLYAHPESPDSVANRILLDRARQLEHVTVHDLYANYPDFFIDVPREQQLLREHKIIVFQHPLYTYSCPALLKEWMDRVLARGFASGAGGTALNGKYWRSVITTGEPEGAFRPGGYNRYKMSEILRPFELTAGMCHMHWLTPIVIYWARRQQPEVLASHAQAYGEWLQSPMPHGGI; encoded by the coding sequence ATGTCGCAGCCACCCAAGGTTTTGCTGCTTTACGCTCACCCGGAATCACCCGATTCGGTCGCCAATCGCATCTTGCTTGACCGGGCGCGACAGCTTGAACACGTGACTGTCCACGATCTTTATGCCAACTATCCTGATTTTTTTATCGACGTTCCCCGCGAGCAGCAGCTATTACGCGAGCATAAGATCATCGTTTTTCAGCATCCTTTATACACCTATAGCTGCCCGGCGCTGCTGAAAGAGTGGATGGATCGCGTGCTGGCGCGCGGATTTGCCAGCGGTGCCGGCGGCACGGCGTTAAACGGAAAATATTGGCGTTCGGTGATAACTACCGGCGAACCGGAAGGGGCCTTTCGTCCAGGCGGCTATAATCGCTACAAAATGAGTGAAATTCTGCGACCCTTTGAGCTCACCGCCGGTATGTGTCACATGCACTGGCTCACGCCGATTGTGATCTACTGGGCGCGTCGCCAGCAGCCTGAGGTTTTAGCAAGCCACGCCCAAGCCTATGGTGAATGGCTTCAATCTCCCATGCCACACGGAGGGATTTAA
- a CDS encoding YheV family putative zinc ribbon protein — protein sequence MATTRKRFIAGAVCPECKALDTLMLWQEDQVEVVECAKCGHHKRQTDEQVTKHVRPEEQVIGIFHPE from the coding sequence ATGGCTACAACTCGTAAACGTTTTATCGCCGGTGCCGTATGCCCTGAGTGTAAGGCACTGGATACACTGATGTTATGGCAAGAAGACCAGGTTGAGGTCGTGGAGTGCGCCAAGTGCGGGCATCACAAGCGCCAGACCGATGAACAGGTCACCAAGCATGTTCGTCCTGAAGAGCAGGTGATCGGTATCTTTCATCCAGAGTAG